The following is a genomic window from Prunus persica cultivar Lovell chromosome G7, Prunus_persica_NCBIv2, whole genome shotgun sequence.
AAATTGGACCTAATCCTTGGGGATTATCGGCCTTAAATTCATAGTTGGAGCCTGCACCTAtcatgtataaaaataaaataaaaaatcaatcaactaCCGTGGAGGAGAGCGGCTATAGCTCCTGCTGCGACTACGACGCCTAGATCTACTTAATCGGCTTGTTTCTGCAAGTTTTTCCAGCCTCTGGCGCTCCTGCTCTCTCTTTTTAGCAATTTCAGCAGCAGTATCTTTCTTAACTGAAAAGGCAAATAATTTCATAATCAGATTATATGAAGATCCAACACAAAGTACCACAATAGCCTTCTCTACCATCACCCACGTACTTTGTTTGTTCAGCTGCCTGCTCATAATCCTTTTAAGTCGTTCTTGAggagtttctttcttctccactGGTTGCTGTTTCAATGGCCCACCAGAAGTACTTCCCTTGGTTAACTTTGCTAACGCTGAGGATGTGCtgtgagaaaaagaaataaatcaaCTTTAAAAAGTCGTACTTATATAGTTACAAGGATATAGAAGAAATCAGGTGACAAAAgcaagaggaaagaaaataagcatAATGGTTAATAAAGCCTCCAATAGGCACAATAACTACATTAATTTTTGGAAAGTTAATgcgtgaagaaagaaaaaagatcttCTGATCTAGGCTCCATGAGATACCTTGCTGGTGGTTTCACCACTTTAGTGCCCTTATCCTTCTCAAGGGATGCACCGGATGCAGGATCAACATGCAGAGCCTCAAGTATGAGACCAGTTGAAGGCctacaagaaagaagaagcattAGGGATATCAGTTCAGGGAACAAAATGAGCTTCAGAAAGGAAGCCTccttccttcttcctcttgGCAGTTAGGCTGATAACCCTAAGCCTGATATATTCTAAATGACAAAAAATTTCCTCAGGTAACAAAATGGGTGAAAAGCTGCAGCAGAGTAAAGACTGTCCAATGAATCTTTGCAAGAATAAAAGGTCGAGTGCTCCGACCGGTTTAACACATCGGCCTGTGAGGGAGGAGATGACGGTGGAGAAAATCCTGCACGCTTTGATTCATCCTTATCTCCGGAGCCCCCAAATTCAGTAATATATTCTATTTTAGAAGTTGCTGGTTTGCTTCGATGAGCTTCATCAGAATGTCGTCCACGAGGATATCTCCGTGAGTATGATGGTGAGTATGATCGCGATCTTGATCTGCACACACAAGTAACAAGAAGTATGTACCACGTTCCTTTTGTGGTAAAATACGAACATACACAGCAATGGCATAGATTTTACCTTCTTGAGCGAGGATAAGCTTCATATGTTGGACTTCGTCTAGATTCACTGCAGATATAAATAGGTGCAATCTTGTATAAGAGCTATGGAATGCAAAATTCCACCACTTGGAAACAGGAGCAAAagtcaaataaaaagaaaatttgcagCTTTTACCGGTACGGATCATGGTGGAGCACCTGAGTTCCAGTTACCCGTGCAgcttctctttccctctcccttTCTATCTGAGAAGCCTTCCTTCTTTCCTTGCGACTCATCTTCCTCTACAGATTTTAGTAAATGCAAATCATGCATTGATCACTACTACAACAAGATTGGTCATTTAACCCAAAGTTGTGAGAACTTACAATTGCAGGATCGCCTTTGATCACTTCCTTTTGCcttttctcctcctccttaGCTTTCTTATCCATGTATACAAGCCAACCATACCTTTTTATTCCAAATTCTTTTGCTATTTTATCCATTCCTTCATCACTGCTATCATCACTGTTGAAatcatcctcatcctcatcttcttcttcatcttcatcgttATCATCAGGGTCTGAAAACTGAGCCTCCTCTTTTCCATCCCCTTCATAAGAGAACCCCACCTGTGAATAAGAACCTTTAACGGCAGAAGGTTGTTGCATCTGAGACCTGCCACATATGCATCAAAATATAAGGCATGATCCCACAAGCAGTTAAAGTATCAGTCATAACATCATTCATCGTATCACTAGCCAACAAATTTATTTAGtggaggaaaagaaattgCCACATTAGAACACCACACCCGCAaaaatgtaaaagaaaaaaatcaaacctcTCAGGAGCAAATGGAGCAGTAACCCTTGTCTCTATTTCTTCATTCACATGTTGCAAACCCTCTTCATCTGTAACTGTTGACGTAAAAAGCTTAAACTGTGACAATCTTAAACTAAACCCCGTAGCTTATGAAATGTTTTTGAACACCAAAGATTGATAATTTTTGTCTTTCATTGATAGCATCTAGCATTACTCTACTCTTTAACAGATAGAGATAAATATTTCACACAGAAAAACAATCAATAATCTACAAACTTAAGATGGTGATATAACTAATTTACATAAAAATAGTCTGTAATCTACATTTAATTGAAGACATTATGATTAAAAATCAACATAAAGTACCGACATCCTCTACGACGATGCTTAATTAAATCCCGATAACGCTCAAAATTAACAAACTCTTCTaattcttcctcttcttccgaTTTTTCTTGAGCACGTAAGTGCCGGGACTCTCGAATAAAATCGAGAAGAGCACGCCCATCAAATCTGCATTTCACATACatacacaaaaataaagcTACAATTGacccccaaaaacaaaattaaagctACAACTTTTGCAAAAAAGGATGAAAGTATTGCAATTTGTACCTATCAATCAAAACGTCCTGTTTCCCGTTCCAAGGAAtcctgaaagaaagaaaattcgaACGAAACGACGTTGTgttcatatatacatatgccaTATTTCCATTTCCGACTAATTCAGGAGCAAAATTCAAGCTCAATCAAGAAGAAAGAGTTAGGGAAGAGAGGCATTACAAGCCTTGCTGGTCCTCGGAGGCTTGGTAGAGGCCGTCGTCGCGGTACAAACGGCAGCGGGAGCCGACGACCTGGATCGATTGCTGCGGGTCGCCGCGGCGCTTGGCCAGGAAAACGGCACGTCGTTGAGCTCGCTTTCGAGCGGCGTCCATCATGTCGTGGACCTTCCGCTCCGACCTCCTTGCTTCGTGCCACATCTTCGACCGGTTTCGGTTGGATTCGATTCCGATTCCGATTTGGGTCGACTGGTTGAGTTGCGCACCTAACAGAAGAACAGAGAGCCCTAACCCTTTCTCAGTTCCCACTTGTTGCCTCCACCACCGACTTATGTCGTGAGAAGGATGAGACCAGATCGACCAATAATAGAAAACAAGCTCACTTGGTATTTTGGGTTTGGTCCAATGCAAAAGGTTTGGCATTTTGGGTTGTGGGCCCACATTTTTTCAagcccaattttgatccataTTTTGCTTGCGCATATATTCCCCGAGTGCAATAAGGCATTGAAAATTTGTCATTAACTTAAGTCATTTAGGTTGTTAAATTAATCTATATGAGTTGTTCTATAATAAGGTCCATGTATATTATGTAACTTAAAGGGTGATAAAAACCGTATTGAATCTTTacgttttttcttcttttctcttattGTCTACTTTTTAAATGACTTATTAATATTGAAACTCATCTATCTCATTATGAAAGTTCTTTGTTTGAAGCGCATGACGGAAACAGAGATACAACCAGTCCTTGTCCTTGTAttaagaagaacaaagtaaAACAATTGAACCCATAGGATAACCTAGTATGATAACAAAATGCAATCTCTAACCTGCTTTAATTGTACAACATGTTCTTTCATCACTCAAACTTTATTGTTTGGGTACCAAGAGTACCAAGTGTGTAAGTTGGTTTCTTTCATTTCCTCTATATCTGTCCGTGGATCCACTAAGGGACAAGTGTAGGCAGTTTCCCTCACTCAATATAGGATCCACCCATGAAGTTGCCCAgcttctttgttgttttcttgggGCCTAGGGGCAAAGTCTACAAACTGTTTGATAAAATGCCTCAAAGAAGGCTAAGGCAGGTCAAGGGGCCAAAGGAATGGCTGAGACTTGGGCAACATTGGATCAGACTTTATAGAGGCAGGGCAAGGTGCCAAAGGAATGGCTGAGACTTGGGCTGCATTAGGCTAGACTTTACATAGGCAAAGTGAGGGGTCAAGGGAATGACTAAGACTTGGGCTGCATTAGGCTAGACTTTACATAGGCAAGGTAAGGGGTCAAGGGAATGACTAAGACTTGGGCTGAGTTAGGCAGGTTCTTGCTCTCAGGAAGGAAAATTCATGGATCCGCCTTgtagtttgaatttgattctTGTCTTGTCTTGGAGATGGTCTTACGCTACTACACATTCTGGCTTAGTTTTGTTTGTAAGTTCCAAGTTTTGGTTGTATAATTTGATCTCATAGCAATCCACCAATATAGCACTCTGTCATTATTGAGGGAAGGGCTTGGTTCTTGAAAAAAGCGGGAACCTGTTAGCTAGGAATGATGGGTCTCCTTCCAGCTACCCCAGCTAATAAGTTTGATGAAGGAATCATCTTCTTCTATATGGTCCTTGTTTGTTTA
Proteins encoded in this region:
- the LOC18770909 gene encoding CLK4-associating serine/arginine rich protein isoform X1, with the protein product MWHEARRSERKVHDMMDAARKRAQRRAVFLAKRRGDPQQSIQVVGSRCRLYRDDGLYQASEDQQGLIPWNGKQDVLIDRFDGRALLDFIRESRHLRAQEKSEEEEELEEFVNFERYRDLIKHRRRGFTDEEGLQHVNEEIETRVTAPFAPERSQMQQPSAVKGSYSQVGFSYEGDGKEEAQFSDPDDNDEDEEEDEDEDDFNSDDSSDEGMDKIAKEFGIKRYGWLVYMDKKAKEEEKRQKEVIKGDPAIRKMSRKERRKASQIEREREREAARVTGTQVLHHDPYRESRRSPTYEAYPRSRRSRSRSYSPSYSRRYPRGRHSDEAHRSKPATSKIEYITEFGGSGDKDESKRAGFSPPSSPPSQADVLNRPSTGLILEALHVDPASGASLEKDKGTKVVKPPASTSSALAKLTKGSTSGGPLKQQPVEKKETPQERLKRIMSRQLNKQIKKDTAAEIAKKREQERQRLEKLAETSRLSRSRRRSRSRSYSRSPPRRYRDSRSRSRSKSSRRHYSRSRSRSRSRSRTRNHSRTYSRSPRVRSRTRH
- the LOC18770909 gene encoding CLK4-associating serine/arginine rich protein isoform X2 gives rise to the protein MWHEARRSERKVHDMMDAARKRAQRRAVFLAKRRGDPQQSIQVVGSRCRLYRDDGLYQASEDQQGLIPWNGKQDVLIDRFDGRALLDFIRESRHLRAQEKSEEEEELEEFVNFERYRDLIKHRRRGFTDEEGLQHVNEEIETRVTAPFAPERSQMQQPSAVKGSYSQVGFSYEGDGKEEAQFSDPDDNDEDEEEDEDEDDFNSDDSSDEGMDKIAKEFGIKRYGWLVYMDKKAKEEEKRQKEVIKGDPAIRKMSRKERRKASQIEREREREAARVTGTQVLHHDPYRESRRSPTYEAYPRSRRSRSRSYSPSYSRRYPRGRHSDEAHRSKPATSKIEYITEFGGSGDKDESKRAGFSPPSSPPSQADVLNRPSTGLILEALHVDPASGASLEKDKGTKVVKPPASTSSALAKLTKGSTSGGPLKQQPVEKKETPQERLKRIMSRQLNKQIKKDTAAEIAKKREQERQRLEKLAETSRLSRSRRRSRSRSYSRSPPRYRDSRSRSRSKSSRRHYSRSRSRSRSRSRTRNHSRTYSRSPRVRSRTRH